One window of Candidatus Mycobacterium wuenschmannii genomic DNA carries:
- a CDS encoding MCE family protein produces the protein MKRVLLRGSALAAGSALLAGCQFGGLNSVALPGTSGHGSGSYSITVDLADVATLPQNSPVMVDDVTVGSVSGIDAMQRRDGTFYAAVKLALDKNVVLPANSIARVAQTSLLGSQHVELAAPPNQAPVGRLVDGSAIQEARTSRFPTTEEVFSALGVVVNKGNLGALQEITDETYQAVAGREGQFNNLVPRLAELTAGLTNQVNDIVAAIDGLDRFSTILAANKDSLGHTLEALPEAVRVLNKNRDKIVEAFGALKKVATVAAHVLSQTKVDFAADLKDIYSNVKTLADNRRNFVTSMQLLLTFPFPNFGIKQAVRGDYLNVFTTFDLTVRRLGETFFTTSWPLDPNMLHMKDILNPPDFLLGEMANLSGQAADPFKIPPGTPAGDH, from the coding sequence ATGAAGCGAGTATTGTTGCGCGGCAGCGCATTAGCAGCGGGCAGCGCGCTGCTGGCCGGCTGCCAGTTCGGTGGGCTGAATTCGGTCGCACTACCCGGCACCAGCGGTCACGGCTCGGGGTCGTACTCGATCACGGTCGACCTGGCCGACGTGGCGACGCTGCCGCAGAATTCGCCGGTGATGGTCGACGACGTCACGGTCGGCAGCGTGTCCGGCATCGACGCGATGCAGCGCCGTGACGGAACCTTCTACGCGGCGGTCAAGCTGGCGCTCGACAAGAACGTGGTGTTGCCGGCCAATTCGATTGCGCGCGTGGCACAGACGTCGCTGCTGGGATCGCAGCATGTCGAGCTGGCCGCGCCGCCGAATCAGGCGCCGGTGGGCAGGCTCGTCGACGGGTCGGCCATCCAGGAGGCGCGGACCAGTCGCTTCCCGACCACCGAGGAAGTGTTCTCTGCGCTGGGGGTGGTGGTCAACAAGGGCAATCTGGGCGCGCTGCAAGAGATTACCGATGAGACCTACCAGGCGGTGGCGGGCCGGGAGGGTCAATTCAACAACTTGGTGCCGCGACTGGCCGAACTCACCGCCGGGCTGACCAACCAGGTCAACGACATCGTGGCCGCCATCGACGGGCTGGATCGGTTCTCGACGATCCTGGCCGCCAACAAGGACAGCCTGGGTCACACGCTGGAAGCACTTCCCGAAGCGGTCCGGGTGCTCAACAAGAACCGGGACAAGATCGTCGAGGCGTTCGGCGCCCTGAAGAAGGTCGCAACGGTTGCCGCGCATGTGCTTTCGCAGACCAAAGTGGACTTCGCCGCGGACCTCAAGGACATCTACTCCAACGTCAAGACGCTGGCGGACAATCGGCGAAACTTCGTGACGTCGATGCAGCTGCTGCTGACGTTCCCGTTCCCGAACTTCGGCATCAAGCAGGCGGTGCGTGGCGACTACCTCAACGTGTTCACCACCTTCGACCTCACCGTCCGACGGCTCGGTGAAACGTTCTTCACCACCTCGTGGCCGCTCGACCCGAACATGCTGCACATGAAGGACATCCTGAACCCGCCCGACTTCCTGCTCGGCGAGATGGCCAACCTGTCCGGCCAGGCCGCGGACCCGTTCAAGATCCCGCCCGGCACACCCGCAGGGGACCACTGA
- a CDS encoding MCE family protein, whose amino-acid sequence MSSNSTHRRDRDPLRTGIFGVVLVVCVVLVAFGYTSLPFWPQGRPYTAYFADAGGIDPGNDVYVSGIKVGKVQEVSLAGDTARVDFTVDRHVNVGNGSLAAIRTETILGQRAIAVTPSGAGTATTIPLSRTTTPYALGSALEDLGHNAGDLDKAQFEKSLKVLTDALHDATPQLRGALDGITSLSRTLNTRDEALEHLLAHAKSVTGVLAERAGQVNKLIVDGNQLFGALDARRAALGELIAGIDDVSAQLSGFVADNRKEFGPALEKLNTVLDDLNERRDYISEALKRLPSYATTLGEVVGSGPGFNVNVYGVLPAPIVGMLFDTVFQPGKLPASFADYLRGMIQDRWKLRPQSP is encoded by the coding sequence TTGTCAAGTAACAGCACCCACCGCCGCGACCGCGACCCGCTGCGCACAGGAATCTTCGGCGTGGTCCTCGTCGTCTGCGTGGTCCTGGTCGCCTTCGGTTACACGTCGCTGCCGTTCTGGCCGCAGGGACGGCCCTACACCGCCTACTTCGCAGACGCCGGGGGGATCGACCCCGGCAACGATGTCTACGTCTCGGGTATCAAAGTCGGAAAGGTGCAGGAGGTTTCGCTCGCGGGGGATACCGCGCGAGTTGACTTCACCGTCGACCGCCACGTCAACGTCGGCAACGGTTCGCTGGCCGCGATCCGCACCGAGACCATCCTCGGACAGCGCGCGATCGCGGTCACCCCGTCCGGGGCCGGGACCGCCACCACGATCCCGCTGAGCCGAACGACGACGCCCTATGCGCTGGGCTCGGCGCTGGAAGACCTCGGCCATAACGCCGGCGACCTCGACAAGGCGCAGTTCGAGAAGTCGCTGAAGGTCCTCACCGACGCCCTGCACGACGCCACCCCACAACTGCGCGGCGCGCTCGACGGCATCACCTCGTTGTCGCGCACCCTGAACACTCGTGACGAGGCACTGGAACACCTTCTGGCCCATGCGAAATCGGTCACAGGTGTGCTCGCCGAACGAGCCGGGCAGGTCAACAAGCTGATCGTCGACGGCAACCAACTCTTCGGTGCGCTCGATGCCCGCCGCGCCGCGCTGGGCGAGCTGATCGCCGGCATCGACGACGTCTCGGCACAACTCTCCGGATTCGTCGCGGACAACCGGAAGGAATTCGGCCCGGCTCTGGAGAAGCTCAACACCGTGCTCGACGATCTCAATGAACGCCGCGACTACATCAGCGAGGCGCTGAAACGCCTGCCTTCCTATGCCACCACGCTCGGTGAGGTCGTCGGCTCCGGGCCCGGCTTCAACGTCAACGTCTACGGTGTGCTACCCGCGCCGATCGTCGGGATGCTGTTCGACACCGTCTTCCAACCGGGCAAGCTGCCGGCCAGCTTCGCGGACTACCTGCGCGGAATGATCCAGGACCGCTGGAAGTTGAGGCCGCAGTCGCCATGA
- a CDS encoding MlaE family ABC transporter permease has product MSYDASLRVRRFFHRFAGPVDNFGEQALFYGESMRYIPNALTRYRKETIRLIAEMTMGTGALVLIGGTVGVAAFLTLASGGVIAVQGYESLGNIGIEALTGFLSAFLNVRIVAPVVAGIALAATIGAGTTAQLGAMRVAEEIDAIESMAVHSVSYLVSTRLIAGLIAIVPLYSLAVLASFFAARFTTVFINGQSAGLYDHYFSTFLIPTDLLWSFLQAIVMSIGVMLIHTYYGYNASGGPVGVGLAVGQAVRTSLIVVVVITLFISLAVYGASGNFNLSG; this is encoded by the coding sequence ATGAGCTACGACGCCTCCCTACGGGTCCGCCGCTTCTTCCATCGGTTCGCCGGGCCCGTCGACAATTTCGGCGAGCAAGCATTGTTCTACGGCGAGTCGATGCGCTACATCCCGAATGCGCTCACCCGCTACCGCAAAGAGACGATCCGGTTGATCGCCGAAATGACCATGGGCACTGGCGCATTGGTCCTGATCGGTGGAACCGTCGGCGTCGCAGCGTTTTTGACCCTGGCATCGGGTGGCGTGATCGCGGTGCAGGGCTACGAGTCGCTGGGCAACATCGGTATCGAGGCGCTGACCGGATTCCTGTCGGCGTTCCTCAACGTCCGCATCGTCGCTCCAGTCGTTGCGGGAATTGCGTTGGCCGCCACCATCGGTGCCGGCACCACGGCCCAGTTGGGGGCCATGCGGGTGGCTGAGGAAATCGACGCGATCGAGTCGATGGCGGTGCACTCGGTGTCCTACTTGGTGTCGACGCGGCTGATCGCGGGGTTGATCGCGATCGTTCCGCTGTATTCCCTTGCGGTACTGGCGTCTTTCTTCGCCGCGCGCTTCACCACGGTTTTCATCAACGGGCAGTCGGCCGGTCTGTACGACCACTACTTCAGCACCTTCCTGATCCCCACCGATCTGCTCTGGTCGTTCCTGCAGGCAATCGTGATGTCGATCGGAGTGATGCTGATTCATACGTACTACGGCTACAACGCATCTGGCGGTCCGGTGGGTGTCGGCCTGGCGGTCGGTCAGGCGGTCCGCACGTCGCTGATCGTTGTCGTGGTCATTACTTTGTTCATCTCGCTGGCCGTATACGGCGCGTCCGGTAATTTCAACCTCTCCGGGTAA
- a CDS encoding 3-oxoacyl-ACP reductase, whose amino-acid sequence MRKLTTPNNPASTNATDLSGKVAVVTGAAAGLGRAEAIGLARTGATIVVNDIKAALDASDVIDEITGTGAKAIAVAGDISQRETADELISTADGLGGLGIVVNNAGITRDRMLFNMSDEEWDAVIAVHLRGHFLLTRNAATYWRSKAKDNGGSVYGRIINTSSEAGLVGPVGQANYGAAKAGISALTLTAARALGRYGVCANAIAPRARTAMTADVFGDAPEVADGEIDPLSPEHVVTLVRFLASPAAKDVNGQVFIVYGPQVTLVAAPTVEHRFEAGADAWEPAKLSDELAGYFAGRDPERNFAATALME is encoded by the coding sequence ATTCGTAAATTGACTACGCCCAATAACCCGGCCAGCACGAACGCGACCGATCTGTCCGGCAAAGTCGCGGTGGTCACCGGCGCGGCCGCGGGGCTGGGGCGGGCCGAGGCCATCGGACTGGCCCGCACCGGCGCGACCATCGTCGTCAACGACATCAAGGCCGCCTTGGACGCCTCCGACGTGATCGACGAGATCACCGGCACCGGCGCCAAAGCCATCGCGGTCGCGGGCGACATCAGTCAGCGCGAGACGGCCGACGAATTGATCAGCACCGCCGACGGATTGGGCGGGCTGGGCATCGTCGTGAACAACGCGGGCATCACCCGCGACCGGATGCTGTTCAACATGTCCGACGAGGAATGGGACGCGGTGATCGCCGTGCACCTGCGCGGCCACTTCCTGCTGACCCGCAACGCGGCGACGTACTGGCGATCGAAGGCCAAAGACAACGGCGGGTCGGTCTACGGCCGCATCATCAACACGTCGTCGGAGGCGGGTCTGGTGGGGCCGGTCGGGCAGGCCAACTACGGCGCTGCGAAGGCCGGCATCTCCGCGTTGACCCTGACCGCGGCGCGTGCGCTGGGCCGGTACGGGGTGTGCGCCAACGCCATCGCGCCGCGCGCTCGCACCGCGATGACGGCCGATGTCTTCGGTGACGCACCCGAGGTGGCCGACGGCGAGATCGATCCGCTGTCGCCCGAGCACGTGGTGACCCTGGTGCGATTCCTGGCATCGCCGGCGGCCAAGGACGTCAACGGCCAGGTCTTCATCGTCTATGGACCGCAGGTGACGTTGGTCGCGGCGCCGACGGTCGAGCACCGCTTCGAGGCCGGTGCCGACGCCTGGGAACCGGCGAAGCTCAGCGACGAACTGGCGGGCTACTTTGCCGGCCGCGACCCGGAGCGCAACTTCGCGGCCACTGCCTTGATGGAGTGA
- a CDS encoding ferredoxin has protein sequence MRVKVDHDRCEGNAVCLGIAPDIFDLDDEDYAVVKTDPVPADLEAAAEQSIAECPRAALLRED, from the coding sequence GTGCGGGTGAAAGTCGACCATGACCGGTGTGAAGGCAACGCGGTGTGCTTGGGAATCGCGCCGGATATCTTCGACCTCGATGACGAGGATTACGCGGTGGTGAAGACCGACCCGGTGCCCGCGGATCTAGAGGCTGCGGCGGAGCAGTCGATCGCCGAATGCCCGCGTGCCGCCCTGCTACGAGAAGACTAG
- a CDS encoding MlaE family ABC transporter permease yields MFEQLAVPARAVGGFVEMALETFRKTFARPFQFREFLDQTWMIASVSLVPTLLVAIPFTVLVAFTLNILLREIGAADLSGAGTAFGTITQLGPVVTVLVVAGAGATAICADLGARTIREEIDAMRVLGIDPIQRLVVPRVLASTFVALLLNGLVSAIGIAGGYVFSVLLQGVNPGAFVNGLTVLTHLGELILSEVKALLFGVVAGLVGCYRGLTVKGGPKGVGVAVNETVVYAFICLFVINVIMTAIGVRVLAR; encoded by the coding sequence TTGTTCGAACAGCTTGCGGTTCCGGCTCGGGCCGTGGGCGGGTTCGTCGAGATGGCCCTGGAGACTTTTCGCAAGACCTTTGCGCGGCCGTTCCAGTTCCGCGAGTTTCTCGACCAGACTTGGATGATCGCCAGCGTCTCGCTGGTGCCCACCCTGTTGGTGGCCATCCCGTTCACCGTTCTGGTCGCCTTCACGCTCAACATCCTTCTTCGTGAGATCGGCGCCGCCGACCTGTCGGGCGCGGGCACCGCGTTCGGAACCATCACTCAGCTCGGACCCGTCGTCACGGTGTTGGTGGTGGCCGGTGCCGGTGCCACCGCGATCTGTGCCGATCTCGGAGCGCGCACCATCCGCGAGGAGATCGACGCGATGCGCGTGCTGGGCATCGACCCGATTCAGCGCCTGGTCGTGCCGAGGGTGCTGGCGTCGACGTTCGTCGCACTGCTTCTCAACGGTCTGGTCTCGGCAATCGGCATCGCCGGCGGCTACGTCTTCTCGGTGCTGCTGCAGGGCGTCAACCCGGGCGCATTCGTCAACGGCCTGACCGTGCTGACTCACCTCGGCGAGTTGATTCTCTCGGAGGTCAAGGCTCTGCTGTTCGGCGTCGTCGCGGGACTGGTCGGCTGCTACCGCGGGCTGACGGTCAAGGGTGGCCCGAAGGGCGTTGGCGTGGCGGTCAACGAGACCGTCGTCTACGCGTTCATCTGTCTGTTCGTCATCAACGTCATCATGACGGCGATCGGCGTTCGAGTGTTGGCCCGGTAA
- a CDS encoding MCE family protein, producing MDNYESQRSIMIKVGIFTVTMLLVALGLVVTFGEFRFGPSNTYHANFLDATRLKGNQKVRIAGVPVGAVKEVKLNPNNTVDVAFTVDKRYTLYTSTRALIRYDNLVGDRFLEITSGPGELRKLAPGSTIDQRHTQPALDLDALLGGLRPVLKGLDADKINTVSGYVIDLLQGQGGALSSLLSNTNTFGSTLGARDRAIGSVISNLNAVLETVDAKGAQFSDSVDQLQKLITGLAEGRDSIAGAIQPLATTTTDLTDLLKNSRRPLQGVLENTRPLAGEIVDRLPEVNNDIEQLGEDYLRLSALGAYGAYFNIYFCTVSLKINGPAGSDIIIPFGGQVDPSKGRCAFVK from the coding sequence ATGGACAACTACGAATCGCAGCGCTCGATCATGATCAAGGTCGGGATCTTCACGGTCACAATGCTGTTGGTGGCACTCGGGCTGGTGGTGACGTTCGGCGAGTTCCGTTTCGGGCCGTCGAACACCTACCACGCCAACTTCCTGGACGCGACGCGGTTGAAGGGCAACCAGAAGGTCCGCATCGCCGGCGTGCCGGTCGGCGCGGTGAAGGAAGTCAAGCTCAACCCGAACAACACCGTCGACGTGGCGTTCACCGTCGACAAGCGCTACACGCTCTACACCTCGACGCGTGCGCTGATCCGCTACGACAACCTGGTGGGTGACCGGTTCCTCGAAATTACTTCCGGCCCTGGGGAATTGCGCAAGCTGGCGCCCGGCAGCACGATCGACCAGCGGCACACCCAACCGGCGTTGGATCTCGATGCGCTGCTCGGTGGGCTGCGCCCGGTACTGAAGGGGCTCGACGCCGACAAGATCAACACGGTCAGCGGCTACGTGATCGACCTGCTGCAGGGCCAGGGCGGCGCGCTGTCCAGCCTGCTGTCCAACACCAACACATTCGGTTCGACGCTCGGTGCGCGCGACCGTGCGATCGGCAGTGTCATCAGCAATCTCAACGCCGTGCTGGAGACCGTGGACGCCAAAGGCGCCCAGTTCTCGGATTCCGTCGACCAGTTGCAGAAGCTGATCACCGGCCTGGCCGAGGGACGCGACTCGATCGCCGGCGCCATCCAGCCGTTGGCGACCACGACCACGGATCTGACGGATCTGCTGAAGAACTCGCGCCGACCGCTGCAGGGCGTGCTGGAGAACACGCGGCCGCTCGCTGGTGAAATCGTCGATCGTCTGCCCGAGGTGAACAACGACATCGAGCAACTCGGCGAGGACTACCTCCGGCTGTCCGCACTCGGCGCCTACGGCGCATATTTCAACATCTACTTCTGCACGGTCAGCCTGAAGATCAACGGTCCGGCGGGCAGCGACATCATCATTCCCTTTGGTGGCCAGGTGGATCCGAGCAAGGGCAGGTGTGCTTTTGTCAAGTAA
- a CDS encoding MCE family protein, producing MAGTGAHRTHVRLAAALLASLLVASVVLTYLSYTAAFTPVDTVTLTAPRAGLEMDRGNKVKYRGIQIGKVDDISYEGEHAQLKLAIDGGELHYIPSNAAVHIASSTVFGAKSVEFIPPKAPSPSTLRPGAHLAVSAVSLEVNTLFQSLIGLLQKIDPVELNGTLSALAEGLRGHGKDLGGVLSGLNTLTQQLNPKLPTLQQDFRRTAAVANIYADAAPDLVTVFNNTPTIAKTVVDQQTNLNTSLLSAIGLSNNAYDTLAPAEQNLIDGIKRLRAPLKVAADYSPEFGCLFGAIDRGIKEFAPILGVKKAGLFTSSSFILGAPSYTYPESLPIVNASGGPNCRGLPDLPTKQTSGSWYRAPFLVTDNANIPYEPFTELQVDAPSTLQWLFHGAFAERDDF from the coding sequence GTGGCAGGCACCGGTGCACATCGCACTCACGTCAGGCTGGCAGCGGCGCTGCTGGCCTCTCTGTTGGTGGCGTCTGTGGTGCTGACCTACCTGTCGTACACGGCGGCTTTCACCCCAGTCGACACCGTCACACTCACGGCGCCGCGCGCCGGTCTCGAGATGGACCGCGGCAACAAGGTGAAGTATCGCGGCATCCAGATCGGCAAGGTCGACGACATCAGCTACGAGGGCGAGCATGCCCAGTTGAAACTGGCGATCGACGGCGGCGAGTTGCACTACATCCCCTCCAACGCAGCGGTCCACATCGCGAGCAGTACCGTGTTCGGCGCCAAGTCGGTGGAGTTCATCCCGCCCAAGGCGCCGTCCCCGTCGACGCTGCGGCCGGGTGCGCATCTCGCGGTCTCGGCGGTGTCGCTGGAAGTCAACACGCTGTTCCAGTCGCTGATCGGGCTGCTGCAGAAGATCGACCCCGTTGAGCTGAACGGCACGCTGAGCGCGTTGGCCGAGGGCCTGCGCGGTCACGGCAAGGATCTGGGCGGCGTGTTATCGGGCCTGAATACCCTTACACAGCAACTCAATCCGAAGCTGCCGACGTTGCAGCAGGATTTCCGCCGGACCGCCGCAGTCGCCAACATCTACGCCGACGCGGCACCCGATCTGGTCACCGTCTTCAACAACACGCCCACGATCGCCAAGACCGTGGTCGATCAGCAGACCAACCTCAACACCAGCCTGCTGTCGGCAATCGGTTTGTCCAACAACGCGTATGACACCCTTGCGCCCGCCGAGCAGAACCTGATCGACGGAATCAAGCGACTGCGCGCCCCGCTGAAGGTCGCCGCGGACTATTCGCCGGAATTCGGCTGCCTGTTCGGCGCGATAGACCGTGGTATCAAGGAGTTCGCGCCCATCCTCGGCGTCAAAAAGGCGGGCTTGTTCACCTCGTCGAGCTTCATCCTCGGCGCACCGTCGTACACGTACCCGGAGAGCCTGCCGATCGTGAACGCGTCCGGCGGCCCGAACTGCCGCGGCCTGCCGGACCTGCCGACCAAGCAGACCAGTGGCTCCTGGTACCGCGCCCCGTTCCTGGTGACCGACAACGCGAACATTCCCTACGAGCCGTTCACCGAATTGCAAGTGGATGCGCCGTCGACGCTGCAGTGGTTGTTCCACGGCGCGTTCGCAGAGCGGGACGACTTCTGA
- a CDS encoding acyl-CoA dehydrogenase family protein — protein sequence MRISYTPEQEELRRELRSYFTKLITPERREALSSTSGEVGEGNVYRETVKQMGTDGWLTLNWPKEFGGQDRTPMESLIFTDEAAIAGAPVPFLTINSVAPTIMHFGSEEQKKFFLPKIAAGDLHFSIGYSEPGAGTDLANLRTTAVRDGDDYVVNGQKMWTSLIAYADYVWLAVRTNQEAKKHRGISMLIMPTTAEGFSWTPVHTMSGVDTSATYYQDVRIPVANRVGEENAGWKLVTNQLNHERVALVSPMPIIMALNQVREWAQNTKDHTGARLIDSEWVQLNLARVHAKVEVLKLINWELASAESDAPSPADASAAKVFGTEFATEAYRLLMEVLGTAATVRQDSPGALLRGRVERMHRACLILTFGGGTNEVQRDIIGMVALGLPRANR from the coding sequence ATGCGCATCAGTTACACCCCGGAGCAGGAAGAGCTGCGGCGCGAGCTGCGCTCCTATTTCACCAAGCTGATCACCCCGGAGCGGCGCGAGGCGCTGAGCTCGACCTCCGGCGAGGTCGGCGAGGGCAACGTCTACCGCGAGACCGTCAAGCAAATGGGCACGGACGGCTGGCTCACCCTGAACTGGCCCAAGGAGTTCGGCGGACAGGACCGCACTCCGATGGAGTCGCTGATCTTCACCGACGAGGCCGCGATCGCCGGCGCACCCGTGCCGTTCCTGACCATCAACAGCGTCGCGCCGACGATCATGCATTTCGGGTCCGAGGAGCAGAAGAAGTTCTTCCTGCCCAAGATTGCGGCGGGCGACCTGCATTTCTCGATCGGCTACTCCGAGCCAGGTGCCGGCACCGATCTCGCGAACCTGCGGACGACCGCGGTGCGCGACGGCGATGACTACGTGGTCAACGGCCAGAAGATGTGGACCAGCCTGATCGCCTACGCCGACTACGTCTGGCTCGCGGTCCGCACCAACCAGGAAGCAAAAAAGCACCGCGGCATCTCGATGCTGATCATGCCGACGACCGCCGAGGGTTTCTCCTGGACGCCGGTGCACACCATGTCGGGTGTCGACACGAGCGCCACCTACTACCAGGACGTCCGCATCCCGGTCGCGAACCGGGTCGGCGAGGAGAACGCCGGGTGGAAGCTGGTGACCAATCAGCTCAACCACGAGCGCGTCGCGCTGGTGTCGCCGATGCCGATCATCATGGCGCTCAACCAGGTTCGCGAATGGGCACAGAACACCAAGGACCACACCGGCGCACGGTTGATCGACTCGGAGTGGGTGCAGCTCAACCTGGCCCGCGTGCACGCCAAGGTCGAAGTGCTCAAGTTGATCAACTGGGAGCTGGCGTCGGCGGAGTCGGACGCGCCGTCACCCGCGGACGCCTCGGCGGCCAAGGTGTTCGGCACCGAGTTCGCCACCGAGGCTTACCGGCTGCTGATGGAGGTGCTGGGCACCGCGGCGACCGTGCGACAGGATTCCCCGGGCGCGCTACTGCGCGGCCGGGTCGAGCGGATGCACCGCGCGTGCCTGATCCTGACCTTCGGCGGCGGTACCAACGAGGTGCAACGCGACATCATCGGCATGGTGGCACTCGGCCTTCCCCGAGCCAACCGCTAA
- a CDS encoding virulence factor Mce family protein → MTLSSAIRERRRGVRLTLAVLLALSIATGAYLVWPTHGGNKITGYFTSAVGLYPGDQIRIVGVPVGKIESIEPRADDVKITMTVKHGVKVPADARAIIMSPNLVAARFIQLAPAYTNGPALSDGASIPLAKTAVPVEWDEVKESLTDLAKQLSPAAGQLQGPLGKAINQAADTFNGNGDSFRSSLRELSQAAGRLGDSRTDIFGTVKNLQVLVDALSQSNEQIVSFAGHVASVSQVLAKSSTHLDHTLGSLNQALIDVKGFLQQNNSTLIGTVNKLTDLTQVLSDQSEDIEQVLHVAGPGIANFYNIYDPAQGTLNGLISVPEFANPVQFICGGSFDTAAGISGPEYYKRAEICRERLGPPLRRLTFNYPPIMFHPLNSITAYKGQIIYDSPATQTKSQTPIPDLHWIPAPGAHPPSSTDLQALMIPQSAPNGAASVPGAPAQANSPFGPRPGPGPAAPVAPARPGPLPAEQGAGR, encoded by the coding sequence ATGACCCTTTCCTCGGCTATTCGGGAACGTCGCCGCGGCGTGCGGTTGACCCTTGCTGTGCTGCTTGCCCTTTCGATTGCGACGGGCGCCTACCTGGTCTGGCCGACCCATGGCGGCAACAAGATCACCGGCTACTTCACCTCCGCCGTCGGGCTGTACCCGGGCGATCAGATTCGCATCGTCGGAGTGCCGGTCGGCAAGATCGAGTCGATCGAGCCTCGCGCCGACGACGTCAAGATCACCATGACGGTGAAACACGGTGTGAAGGTGCCGGCCGATGCCCGCGCCATCATCATGTCGCCGAATCTGGTTGCGGCACGGTTCATTCAGCTCGCTCCCGCGTACACCAACGGTCCGGCGCTGTCCGATGGCGCCAGCATTCCGCTGGCCAAGACCGCGGTGCCGGTCGAGTGGGATGAGGTCAAGGAGTCGCTGACCGACCTGGCCAAGCAGCTCAGTCCCGCGGCCGGACAGCTGCAGGGCCCGCTCGGCAAAGCGATCAACCAGGCCGCCGACACGTTCAACGGCAACGGCGACTCGTTCCGCTCATCGCTGCGCGAACTCTCGCAGGCGGCCGGCCGGCTGGGCGATTCGCGCACCGACATCTTCGGCACGGTCAAGAACCTGCAGGTGCTCGTCGACGCGCTGTCGCAGAGCAACGAGCAGATCGTTTCGTTTGCCGGTCACGTGGCCTCGGTGTCTCAGGTGCTCGCGAAGAGCTCGACGCATCTCGACCACACCCTGGGTTCGCTGAACCAGGCGCTCATCGACGTCAAAGGCTTCCTGCAGCAGAACAATTCGACGCTGATCGGAACGGTCAACAAACTCACCGACTTGACTCAGGTGCTCAGCGACCAGAGCGAAGACATCGAGCAGGTGCTCCACGTCGCCGGGCCCGGCATCGCCAACTTCTACAACATCTACGACCCGGCCCAGGGAACGCTGAACGGGTTGATCTCGGTCCCCGAGTTCGCCAACCCGGTGCAATTCATCTGCGGTGGTTCTTTCGACACCGCGGCCGGCATTTCCGGGCCGGAGTACTACAAGCGCGCCGAGATCTGCCGTGAGCGGCTCGGCCCGCCGCTGCGCCGGCTCACGTTCAACTACCCGCCGATCATGTTCCACCCGCTCAACTCGATCACCGCGTACAAGGGCCAGATCATCTACGACTCCCCGGCCACTCAGACCAAGTCGCAGACACCAATCCCGGACCTGCACTGGATTCCGGCTCCGGGCGCGCACCCGCCCAGCTCGACCGACCTCCAGGCGCTGATGATCCCGCAGTCGGCGCCCAACGGCGCCGCCTCGGTGCCCGGTGCACCAGCCCAGGCGAACAGCCCGTTCGGCCCACGGCCCGGGCCCGGCCCGGCCGCCCCGGTCGCTCCGGCGCGGCCTGGCCCGTTGCCGGCCGAGCAGGGGGCCGGCCGATGA